One window of the Bubalus kerabau isolate K-KA32 ecotype Philippines breed swamp buffalo chromosome 9, PCC_UOA_SB_1v2, whole genome shotgun sequence genome contains the following:
- the RNF146 gene encoding E3 ubiquitin-protein ligase RNF146: MMAGCGEIDHSINMLPTNRKANESCSNTAPSLTVPECAICLQTCVHPVSLPCKHVFCYLCVKGASWLGKRCALCRQEIPEDFLDKPTLLSPEELKAASRGNGEYAWYYEGRNGWWQYDERTSRELEDAFSKGKKSTEMLIAGFLYVADLENMVQYRRNEHGRRRKIKRDIIDIPKKGVAGLRLDCDANTVNLARESSADGADSVPAQSGASVQSSSVRPLTSVDGQLTSPATPSPDAGTSLEDSFAHLQLGGDSIAERSHRGEGEEEHESPSSGRVPAPDTSIEETESDASSDSEDVSALVAQHSLTQQRLLVPNPSQTVSDRSGTDQSVAAGGTVSVRSRRPDGQCTVTEV, translated from the coding sequence gATGGCTGGCTGTGGAGAAATTGATCACTCTATAAACATGCTTCCTACGAACAGGAAAGCAAATGAATCCTGTTCTAATACTGCACCTTCTCTAACTGTCCCTGAATGTGCCATTTGTCTGCAGACATGTGTTCACCCAGTCAGTCTGCCTTGTAAGCATGTTTTCTGCTATCTGTGTGTGAAGGGAGCTTCATGGCTTGGAAAGCGATGTGCTCTCTGTCGACAAGAAATTCCCGAAGATTTCCTTGATAAGCCAACCTTGTTGTCACCAGAAGAACTCAAGGCAGCAAGTAGAGGAAACGGTGAATATGCCTGGTATTATGAAGGAAGAAATGGGTGGTGGCAGTATGACGAGCGCACTAGCAGAGAGCTGGAAGATGCTTTTTCCAAAGGTAAAAAGAGCACTGAAATGTTAATTGCCGGGTTTCTGTATGTTGCCGATCTTGAAAATATGGTACAGTATAGGAGAAACGAACATGGACGTCGCAGGAAGATCAAGCGGGATATAATAGATATACCAAAGAAGGGAGTAGCTGGACTTAGGCTGGACTGTGATGCTAATACCGTAAACCTGGCGAGAGAGAGCTCTGCTGACGGAGCGGACAGTGTACCAGCTCAGAGCGGAGCTTCTGTTCAGTCGTCTTCTGTGAGGCCCCTGACGTCAGTAGACGGTCAGCTAACAAGCCCCGCCACACCATCCCCTGATGCAGGCACTTCTCTGGAAGACTCTTTTGCACATTTACAACTTGGTGGAGACAGCATAGCGGAAAGGAGTCAtagaggggaaggagaagaagagcATGAATCGCCATCTTCAGGCAGGGTACCAGCACCAGACACTTCGATTGAAGAAACCGAATCCGATGCCAGTAGTGATAGTGAGGATGTATCTGCGCTTGTTGCACAACACTCCTTGACCCAACAGAGACTTTTGGTTCCTAATCCAAGTCAGACAGTATCTGATCGATCAGGAACTGATCAATCAGTGGCAGCAGGTGGAACAGTGAGTGTCAGATCTCGAAGGCCTGATGGACAGTGCACAGTAACAGAAgtttaa